A region from the Branchiostoma lanceolatum isolate klBraLanc5 chromosome 2, klBraLanc5.hap2, whole genome shotgun sequence genome encodes:
- the LOC136426804 gene encoding uncharacterized protein, whose product MAAGTSPTSNNGSTCASTTSSTTNGSTCANDDGEQEEDEEEEAGHVPVFDYSSNITFGFLQSVIQSGGRKRKREDELLITHRQWYLTPQHRKCDELVPPQSKHWYLIPPQHQELLITHRQWYLPPQHRKCDKLVPPQSKHWYLIPPQHQELLITHRQWYLPPQHRKCDKLVPPQSKHWYPLIPPQHQELLITHRQWYLPPQHRKCDKLVPPQSKHWYLIPPQHQELLITHRQWYLPPQHRKCDKLVPPQSKHWYPLIPPQHQELLITHRQWYLPQQHRKCDKLVPPQSKHWYLIPPQHQELLITHRQWYLPPQHRKCDELVPPQSKHWYLIPPQHQELLITHRQWYLPPQHRKSYSSPTGSGTSPHSIGSATNSSLHRASTGTHSSLYNASSGNSSSVSPYGSDANSPLQKEAQMQEDKWCLLRKEHSLCELLGIPSVQEVAPNTYSSNSYNNFLASRVEDLQSLKTPRLEEFMERKRQINSLQTELSFDDVVEQLPKPGHILSKVNLFVLKGMCADLEERHNSTREKAADLQLEEAEKEANRDTQVPGRKKRGFPTEDVANDSRKRRRPDTVEQQPQQTMEQPTVPLESTSQRAALAEKLRREAKKRWQELERERQYEIEVRKYQEEGKERQRQRLAEEREREQKEREQERKLQRKEAERKKKQKDWDRQRRAEIMQEKRERQEREHRENQEAEARKRAAMMNRERQERERCENQEAEARKRAAIMNRERQERERRENQEAEARKCAAMMNSSLNVTSAARTANIKGPRGRLLGPA is encoded by the exons ATGATGATGGGGAGCAGGAagaagatgaggaggaggaagcTGGCCATGTACCTGTGTTTGACTACAGCTCCAACATCACCTTTGGATTCTTACAGTCAGTAATACAATCT GGTGGCAGAAAGAGGAAGAGGGAAGAT GAGCTACTCATCACCCACCGGCAGTGGTACCTCACCCCACAGCACCGGAAGTGCGACGAACTCGTCCCTCCACAGAGCAAGCACTGGTACCTCATCCCTCCACAACACCAGGAGCTACTCATCACCCACCGGCAGTGGTACCTCCCCCCACAGCATCGGAAGTGCGACAAACTCGTCCCTCCACAGAGCAAGCACTGGTACCTCATCCCTCCACAACACCAGGAGCTACTCATCACCCACCGGCAGTGGTACCTCCCCCCACAGCATCGGAAGTGCGACAAACTCGTCCCTCCACAGAGCAAGCACTGGTACCCACTCATCCCTCCACAACACCAGGAGCTACTCATCACCCACCGGCAGTGGTACCTCCCCCCACAGCATCGGAAGTGCGACAAACTCGTCCCTCCACAGAGCAAGCACTGGTACCTCATCCCTCCACAACACCAGGAGCTACTCATCACCCACCGGCAGTGGTACCTCCCCCCACAGCATCGGAAGTGCGACAAACTCGTCCCTCCACAGAGCAAGCACTGGTACCCACTCATCCCTCCACAACACCAGGAGCTACTCATCACCCACCGGCAGTGGTACCTCCCCCAACAGCATCGGAAGTGCGACAAACTCGTCCCTCCACAGAGCAAGCACTGGTACCTCATCCCTCCACAACACCAGGAGCTACTCATCACCCACCGGCAGTGGTACCTCCCCCCACAGCACCGGAAGTGCGACGAACTCGTCCCTCCACAGAGCAAGCACTGGTACCTCATCCCTCCACAACACCAGGAGCTACTCATCACCCACCGGCAGTGGTACCTCCCCCCACAGCATCGGAA GAGCTACTCATCACCCACCGGCAGTGGTACCTCCCCCCACAGCATCGGAAGTGCGACGAACTCGTCCCTCCACAGAGCAAGTACTGGTACCCACTCATCCCTCTACAACGCCAGTAGTGGTAACTCCTCCTCAGTGTCACCCTACGGGAGTGATGCCAACTCACCACTGCAAAAGGAG GCCCAGATGCAAGAAGACAAATGGTGCTTGCTGAGAAAAGAACACTCACTATGTGAGTTGTTAGGGATACCCTCTGTCCAAGAGGTGGCGCCCAACACCTACAGTAGCAACAGTTACAACAATTTCCTGGCATCTCGGGTGGAGGACCTTCAGTCACTCAAG ACACCCAGGCTAGAAGAGTTCATGGAGAGAAAACGCCAGATCAACTCGCTCCAAACAGAGCTGTCGTTTGATGATGTCGTGGAACAACTGCCTAAACCTGGACACATTCTGTCAAAAGTGAACTTGTTTGTGCTGAAGGGCATGTGTGCAGAC CTTGAGGAGAGGCATAACTCGACGAGGGAGAAAGCTGCCGACCTGCAGTTGGAGGAGGCAGAGAAAGAGGCCAACAGGGACACCCAGGTGCCGGGCAGAAAGAAGAGAGGTTTTCCCACAGAA GATGTTGCCAACGACTCCAGAAAAAGGAGGCGCCCAG ACACAGTGGAACAGCAGCCACAGCAGACCATGGAACAGCCAACTGTGCCACTGGAGTCCACGTCACAG AGAGCGGCGCTTGCAGAAAAACTGCGCAGAGAGGCCAAGAAGCGTTGGCAGGAGCTTGAGAGGGAACGGCAATACGAGATCGAAGTCAGAAAATATCAGGAAGAGGGGAAGGAAAGACAGAGGCAACGTCTCGCTGAAGAGAG GGAGCGTGAGCAGAAGGAACGTGAGCAGGAGAGAAAACTGCAGCGTAAAGAGGCTGAGCGCAAGAAGAAGCAGAAAGACTGG GATCGCCAGCGCCGTGCAGAGATCATGCAGGAGAAGCGGGAACGACAGGAACGGGAGCACCGCGAGAACCAGGAGGCCGAGGCCAGGAAGCGTGCGGCCATGATGAACCGGGAACGACAGGAACGGGAGCGCTGCGAGAACCAGGAGGCCGAGGCCAGGAAGCGTGCGGCCATCATGAACCGGGAACGACAGGAACGGGAGCGCCGCGAGAACCAGGAGGCCGAGGCCAGGAAGTGTGCGGCCATGATGAACTCCTCCCTGAACGTCACCAGCGCCGCCAGGACTGCTAACATCAAAG GTCCAAGAGGAAGGCTGTTGGGACCAGCTTAG